One segment of Haemophilus influenzae DNA contains the following:
- a CDS encoding glycosyltransferase family 9 protein — translation MEKILVIRNDKLGDFMQAWPAFAMLKLSNPSLKLTALVPSYTAPLAEVCPFIDDVIIDSKKNDKTDFNRLVQEIKAQQFDGMISFFSNTHNGKLAWKSGIKYRLAPATKWVQILYNHRLTQRRSRSEKSEAEYNQDLVRAFLQKHNMSIVEPKPPYLTFGKSAVENQRVFLQESLGLSANKKWIFVHSGSGGSATNLSLAQYADLIKGLLAEFDCNVVLTAGPGESENAHKLAALVNDLRVVVYDKNKGLVDFAHSLACADLFIAGSTGPLHLSSAFNIPTIGFYPNSRSSQPRRWKPINDADKHLAFCPPAGKETQMNLELISIDNALAEISLFIRNMWQTSNNI, via the coding sequence ATGGAAAAGATCTTAGTTATTCGTAACGATAAATTAGGCGATTTTATGCAAGCATGGCCTGCTTTTGCAATGTTGAAGTTATCAAATCCTTCTTTAAAATTAACCGCACTTGTGCCGAGTTACACTGCACCTCTAGCGGAAGTTTGTCCGTTTATTGATGATGTTATTATTGATAGCAAAAAAAATGATAAAACGGATTTCAATCGTCTTGTGCAGGAAATCAAAGCGCAGCAGTTTGATGGAATGATTAGTTTCTTTTCTAATACCCATAATGGAAAACTTGCTTGGAAAAGTGGGATTAAATATCGCCTTGCACCTGCGACTAAATGGGTTCAAATTCTCTATAATCACCGCTTAACACAACGCCGTTCTCGTTCTGAAAAATCGGAGGCTGAATACAATCAAGACTTAGTTCGGGCTTTTTTGCAAAAGCATAATATGTCAATTGTTGAACCTAAACCGCCTTATTTAACTTTCGGGAAAAGTGCGGTGGAAAATCAGCGTGTTTTCTTGCAAGAGAGTTTAGGGCTTTCCGCAAATAAAAAATGGATCTTTGTGCATAGTGGTTCCGGTGGTTCAGCAACGAATCTTTCTTTAGCGCAATATGCGGATTTAATTAAAGGCTTATTGGCTGAATTTGATTGCAATGTTGTGCTGACAGCAGGGCCTGGCGAAAGTGAAAACGCCCATAAATTGGCAGCTCTTGTGAATGATTTACGCGTAGTTGTTTACGATAAGAATAAAGGTTTAGTGGATTTTGCTCATTCTTTGGCTTGTGCGGATTTATTTATTGCAGGTTCTACAGGCCCATTGCATTTAAGTAGCGCTTTTAATATTCCGACCATTGGGTTTTATCCAAATAGCCGTTCTTCTCAGCCGAGACGTTGGAAGCCTATTAATGATGCAGATAAGCATCTTGCATTTTGCCCACCTGCGGGAAAAGAGACTCAAATGAATTTAGAGTTAATTTCAATAGACAATGCGTTAGCTGAAATATCACTTTTCATACGGAATATGTGGCAAACGAGCAATAATATTTAA